From Daucus carota subsp. sativus chromosome 6, DH1 v3.0, whole genome shotgun sequence:
ttggggcattcaattgggattttaaattatgctacaaaatatggtgatattcaattaggattttaaattatgcttaaaaatccgagggttctggcaaaaaaaaatccgagggtattcaattgggattgtttaaaatccattaaaatctgatggtattcaaatgctaatgggttttttggatttcataaaatgatagattttgtgagattgctcggtgtattttaagttttttgaaatcccaccaaaattcatgagattttgaagcattgtacttaaatcttaaagaatccatatcaactctgcgacttttatcaagaatccacacaaaatcaaaatcacatacaatcaattaaaatcgagacattaaaaacaatccattcaAATCCCAGTTGAATACACCCCCAAAGATTGATGATATGATCGACCGTATTACTATTACAAATGGCACAAAAAGTGTTTAGTCCTGGGACCTTGCTACCCTAATGTTgtattgtaattaatttatatttccaatgTGCAAAATCTAAATATCAATCACTATTTGAGTTTGTTTTCCGAAGATTAGGATTATGTTCATGTTTAATATATTGTTTCTGAATTAATTACGAATACGTGCAGTGACGGAACCAGGATTACGAAAACAGAAATAGAAAATACCGAGACAGAGGGTCCTGGCGAAAGACATTGAGAGGGGGTTTATTGAGTGACAAGGCGGAGTCGATTAGACCCAAACGGCAATGTTTGCTCCGGCTGTATGATTCTCTGCAAGACCCGACTAATTCGTGACCCGTTTCCAAGCATTTGAAGCGCCCGTTTTGAAGCTCCACGAAAGTGGGCCAACCCAAGAGCAGCTCACCCCCTCCTTCCTTTTTGCTACCACTTTCTTCCCCTTCCTCCATTATAACAGCCTCCCCGTCTCTGCGTCTCAGAGTACCGTGGTTTTCAAACGAGAGAGATGATCTCAGAGTAGGATTAGCCCATGCGGCCGATCCAATATCAAGGAGGCCCAaactaattactccctccgtcccgctcaatagtatacatttgggggacgggggcgcggcacggaatttaatgcttcaatatagtataattctataaattatttttaaaattttctttttctgtataaaagtataacatttatacttttatacaaaaaatgaaaattttaaaaataagttgtagaactatgttttataagtgtcttaaaaagcgtgtcgagcagtgaaaaagaaacgtatacaattgaccgggacagagggagtagagtGTTAAAACTGTTTTTATCTTGTTaataatactagcctttaaccgtGCTAAGCACGGgcggtatatagttcgtaatttattatttataatttaaattttaacatcattttattagtattttaatattaatagattgcatttaattaaattatattattcgacTGACTATATTCTCTCCccattacttgaaaatggacaaaccctaccaaatatatatatatatatatatatatatatatatatataatacatttaatccgattttagtacatgtagatttaaaaattaaaaaaaatcagaaaattcaatttttttccaaacatagacgatcttgtaatacatttgaaagattcagtaatctaatcaatcgaatttcaacataattatgtaatgttgatttttttgacaacaaaaaattttaatattagaattagaaagggttatgtaatgtGTGGTATTTATATTGATAtggaacacgttaaagttaaaaagagttatataaagcttcttgttaaaaaaagatattcaaaattattatttataattttatttataacatcattataattttttaatgaaatattatatgataagatattgttaggagtgtttttaatatttgaaactgtttaacaatgtaagattaatagactccacatttgtagacttgtagtaccaaaaggagagtaccaaaccaaaaaatataactaaaacttaggactacaaattatacccatgttgacttattatagtatactagcttataacccgtgcaaaaCACGGGCggtataatatttgttattttaccgtatatattttaaatttaattaatattactgtgaaaataatattatgatagaataatgttattaaataaattttttttaacggCTGAATAATtcttaatagattttttttaccGAATGAATTATTAATAGTTAGGTCCGTcaaatgactaattaaaattagttcgaatattttttatttaatgaaaatgttaaaaattaataatttaatatagaacatattataagttaaatagACACGTAAACCCAAATACCGACACATCataataacataatttttaattgttggtttaatagataatgaaAAGTATATCATAACATGTTACAAATTAAGGAGGTCTGTGGGTCGAATATCAACCGGATCACCAAACTCGACCAagctttaattatataataataatatacattatagtatagatttataatattacttttaaactgagatcattagagtatttaaaaataatgctaatatattttagtggaAAAGTATCACcggtttattattaattatatataataatattatatttttgtaaatatgtcGCCTGCTCTGTTCTAGAACTCGGTGATTAATAACgattaatcatcgattaatccttattccgtaactcgccgaactgattaaatatctgattattCTATTAATCATTCGATTAATCTCTGATCAATAAAATCAATCCTTGATTAATCCTTGTTCGGTGTCTTTACCGATTAAATCTGATtttcgctttttacaacactggtcaCTTGTGGATCGTATTTTTTAGTtcgaaaatctaaaaaatatagtgtgttttagttaaaaaggtaattactatgttgcttaatgttattttaagattgagttttttagtataaaacataaaagaaataatatatttcagttaaaaagaataattagttatatagataggcacgTATTTAGGCCCAGTACCAAACTTCTGATTTCcgactttaatagtatagtatagattataataatattttttttacatgtatgttgcatgtgttattttttagaaaatcggtttTTTAGTTAACTATCCGAAAAAGATaacgtgttttagttaaaaaggttagttgctatgttgtctaatattatttttagaattttgagtctttttagttagaatatataaaaaagataattgtttatagttaaaaaagaaaattgattatataaaaagccCATAATTCGGCCCAATACCGAccaaccaaacttttaataattgattatataaaaagcccatgattcggcccaagtaccgaccgaccaaacttttaatgtttcggatTTAATAATACTaacctttaacccgtgcgaagcacgggcgggtatatagttcgtaatttattatttataatttaaattttaacatcattttattagtattttagtattaatggattgaattttaattatattatattattcagtagactatattttctcccgattacttaaaaatggacaaaccctaatatatatatatatatatatatatatatatatatatatatattaggattgtagtacatttaatccgaatttagtacacgtagatttaaaaataaaaaaatcagaaaattctaatctttttaaaacatagccgatcgtgtaatacctttgaaaaattcaaacatagtcgatcgtgtaatacctttaaAAGATTctgtaatctaatcaatcgaatttcaacataattttgtaatcttggtttttttgacaacaataacttttaagattaaagttagaaagggttatgtaatagttttattgaaatagaacacgttaaagttaaaaagagttatatgaaggtttttgttaaaaaaagatattcaaaattgtatatttataattttatttataacatcattataatttttttaatgaaatattatatgataatgtattgttaggagtgtttttagtatttgaaactgtttataatactaataggcTCCACATTTGTAGTCTtttagtaccaaaaggagagtaccaaaccaaaaaatataactaaaaccttggactacaaattatacccatgttggcttattatagtatagtatagatatatatagtatagatagtatagatactGGTATCTGATTTAATTCAATGACTACTTATGATTGAATCCAAATTCACTTTAGATAATTCAAAATTCCTTATTaggatatatataaaatgaattaacgtGCATTTTCTATAGTTGGGAACCAAAATTAAACCAGAACAACAATAATAAATCAGGTTATTACAAGAGTGGTTTGATTTCAGgtaatttagttttattttttcctTAAGTGAGAGTATATGTTTACTTTTCGTAAAAATAGTTTATCATCTAATGAAAAATTGACCCCTAATTTCACTTATTAACATTATATTTgtagtatttttaatattaagtgaaaactttattttttaataacattGATCGGAGTTCAGATAACGTGGCGGTATTTCGTGTAATGTTTTGTGATTAAAAGAATAAGATTGTGTAGTATTTTTCCGGGATTAAAAAAAAGGACGCTATTTCGTGCAGTGTTTGCGTTTTGCTGGGGTTAGAAGAACAAAATGCTACACGTAGAGTCTTATCtcaaaattgaaaaatgatAGATCATCCGATGTTAATGGTAGACCAGAACATTTTTTCCAACTTTGTTATTTTGAACATTACTTGTGTGTTCCAGCGGAAAAATGACCGATTTTTATCATCCAGGCTGCATAGAACAAACAAAGTATAGGATGACAGGTTCAACCATTATTACGGGCTAAAAAGTGTTAGCCATCCCGGCATTTCTGTTGTTATCACTCAATGAAGTTCACTTTACATATCACGAATCGTGATATGTAAAGTGATTCACGATTACATATGTCTTTCCAAACTTTCAAAACAAACTTGCTTCTTAAACAAGATGTGTGCATGAACTCTCTTAACTTGTAACAAAATCCAGTAAAGACAATCAAACTTTTCGTCTCTCCTGAATCTCTCCTTTGCTGCAGCAAAAAAGAGCATCAAGCCAGACTAGATTTTGGCATTACATTGGCACCACAAGACTCTCATGCACACAATCAATAATGCtgcatttctttttctttttgtcttttACATTTCCTGCATGGTCATAGTTATCTCTTGGTGTATAAATAATCATCTTGGGCTACTTAACTAAACCATATTTACTAGTTACTACTCACTAACCATTCCTCAGAAAATGGACTCACTTGTGTTCACTAAGCTTTTCATTTTACTTGCACTGAGTGCTAGTGTTGTGGCGACAGGAAAGGGTTCGAAACCTTGTGTCTTTCCTGCAATATACAACTTCGGTGACTCCAATTCGGATACTGGTGGCATTTCTGCAGCATTTATGCCAGTTCCAGCTCCTAATGGCCAGGATTTCTTCCACAAACCTGCTGGTCGCGTTGGTGATGGACGTCTCATTGTGGACTTCATCGGTTAGTACTACAGTCATGGACCTCGTTTAAAACTTGTACTATGACTAATTAGTTTTATTGAGAAAATAATATGAGTTTGTTGCAGCTGAACACTTGGGACTACCATACTTGAGTGCATACCTGGATTCACTGGACTCAAATTTTCGCCATGGGGCAAATTTTGCGACAGGAGGATCAACTATAAGGAGGCAGAATGAAACCATGTTTCAGAACGGCATAAGTCCATTCTCCCTAGATATCCAGACTCTGCACTTTGACCAATTTCAACTGCGAAGCAATGACCTGTACAGCCAAGGTCAGTATTCAGCATGCAAAATGAATTTTGTCATAATTTACTACATGAAAACGTTAATTTTTCATTAATTTGTTCATTTATATTTCTTAATGATACTTCAGCTAGAACAGAATCCAGGAGAAGTAGGTTACCGAGGCCTATTGACTTCTCGACGGCTCTCTACACATTTGATATAGGCCAAGATGATATAACTCATGGTTTAAGAAAGCTTGGTGCTCCACAGCTACGAACAGCGTTACCAGATATAGTAAATCAGCTTGCAACAGCAGTTACAGTAAGTTTATGCATCTTGTTTCTTCCTCTGATGCAATTCTTACACTGAATAATCCATTCTGACATTTGAATTTCCATCGCAGCATCTGTATCACCGAGGAGCAAGAACATTCTGGATACATAACACAGGTCCAATTGGTTGCTTACCTGTGAACAGTTTCTCTATTCGAAGTCCAAAGCCTGGCTTTGTCGATCAGTTTGGCTGTGTTAGGGGTCATAATGAATTGGCTATAGAATTCAATAGGCAACTCAAGGATAGAGTTACTAAGTTAAGGGCTGAACTTCCTCTTGCTGCTATAACTTACGTCGATGTTTATGCTGCCAAGTACAACTTAATAAGCAGCACAAAGGATCAAGGTACACAGTACatgtaataaataattattcaatGAGTGCTCTGACTCATTCTTTATGATCGTCTAAAGTACAGAATTAGATTCCTGATAGAAACACGAagaagatttaaattattaaaattctgATTTAGTTCAACTATATACTCAACAATTTTTTTGTAACAGGATTTATGAATCCGTTAAAGATTTGCTGTGGGCGCCATGAAGGGAATGTTCACGTGTGGTGTGGACAGAGGACGATTATCAATGGGACTGAAGTTTATGGGGGTGCTTGTGCAGCGCCTTCAGCGCATGTTAGCTGGGATGGAATGCACTACACTCAGGCTGCAAATCATTGGATTGCTAATCAAATACTCAGTGGCTCCATGTCTGATCCACCAATTCCCATTTCTCAAGCATGTCACAGACATGCCCCTATGTAATCTTCAACAAATGTGTACTGTTGTTTGTACCAAGACCCCCAAACTTCCCAACCATATCATATGTATGAACAAATGTGATCCTGCTAGTAATGTTGATATAGCTCCGAGTGTGTAACTGCAGTACACGCTACTATCATATATGATGTGGTCGTTTGGCTAACCTTATTTTACAGCAATAAGGGCTTATTTTTGGAGAAAAGTACACAGGACTCTACTTTTTCTGAAATAAGCtcttatttttttgctaaataacgaatataaaacacctccttaacatttatatctaaaaaaacTATAACAATatgcatttttttaaaaaaaaaaataagaccttgaatttgaaaaaaaaaaaatcccaaaaaCTCTTAAAATACTGCTTCTAGTACTTTAATGGTTTAGATAATTAGCGGCTAGTTGCTTTTTGTTCAAGGAGGTAACCGTGACACGTAATTTCATAGTTAGGATGCTAGGGGATTCTGTCTGAAAAAACTGAAGGGACGGAGATTTCAGCAACAAGATGACAACTCCAAAACTGCAATGCTCAAATTAGTTCTTTGCTCAACCCacctgttttattttttttaatttgttaaaataatcCAATAACTCTATAGACATAAAATGTGGCTACTTAAGTCTGTTGCAAGATGCCGTAGGTTAGAAACTAAACAGATTTTTAACTCAATATGATATTGATATTCAGTGTAGTGCAAATGAGGCTCCTTTTGAGGAACATAGTATTTTTTTTCAGGTCTGCCTGTTTTTTTCTTCACTGATAGACATATGTAACCTATGCTGAAACTTTTAAATTTCTATTCAAATACACTTCAGATGAATATTAAGAGTCGGTCTGCAGTGCTTGGCTCATATGGTAGCACTAATGCAGCTTTcccataaaatattttatgataacGTTCATTGTTCATCCAAGACCCTGGAGAGAAAATGTAACAGAAAATGAGATACTATGTACTTTCTATATATCAGTTACAATAGTGtccgttttcttttcttttagtttaaattatattaaaataatattatatagtatTAGTAGTTCTTAGTTCAGGTATCCAGAATGTGCTGTCAATACAACGCATCTTTTGTCATCACTCCAAAGAATTATAAAGAAATTGTTCAAATTTCCACACATTCTTTCAAGTTACACAGGTATAATTACATAAAACTATAAGTAAACTGTAGGTTACTATTGTAAAAGCTAACAATGTTTAAATGAAAATGGAAGAATTATACTGCAGATTTAACAAATCACAGTGGAAAGGTCTGTATCTGAATACATTGCTATCATACTGCATTATAGATGCAGATAGTATGAAATTATGCAAGTGTTAATTTTTAGAGCACCTAaggcaagtccaacaatgtcctagtacatccccaatatatattataaaataaaggaTATCAGTATTTAGGATCAGTAATTTGTATGTCAACTCCAACAACAATAATCCCTATATTCATTCCTCATTCttataataatgatatatttgAACTAGTAAAGGGAAAATAGTGGAGACGAAAGATGTATGAAGATAAAATAGTGAGGACCAAGAGTATAGAAGGGGAagcaaatgattt
This genomic window contains:
- the LOC108226647 gene encoding GDSL esterase/lipase At5g14450; amino-acid sequence: MDSLVFTKLFILLALSASVVATGKGSKPCVFPAIYNFGDSNSDTGGISAAFMPVPAPNGQDFFHKPAGRVGDGRLIVDFIAEHLGLPYLSAYLDSLDSNFRHGANFATGGSTIRRQNETMFQNGISPFSLDIQTLHFDQFQLRSNDLYSQARTESRRSRLPRPIDFSTALYTFDIGQDDITHGLRKLGAPQLRTALPDIVNQLATAVTHLYHRGARTFWIHNTGPIGCLPVNSFSIRSPKPGFVDQFGCVRGHNELAIEFNRQLKDRVTKLRAELPLAAITYVDVYAAKYNLISSTKDQGFMNPLKICCGRHEGNVHVWCGQRTIINGTEVYGGACAAPSAHVSWDGMHYTQAANHWIANQILSGSMSDPPIPISQACHRHAPM